The DNA region TCACCGCGCCCACCCTGGAACGAACCAAGGAGTTTTTGGGGCAAATTCTCTGATCTGACAACGACAAACCGAGGAAGGAGCGAGATGAGCAAGGCGCTACAGAATCAATTGGCCAAGACCATCAAGGAACAGGGGGACATGGCCCGGGACATGGCCATCGCGGAACTCAAGGATCTGAAAAAAGACCTTCTGGAACTGGAAAAGGCCCTGAGCACCAAAAAGACTCCGGATCAGGGTCTGCTCATGGACATCTCCCACGGCGCCTTCGAGCTCTTCCGCACCGCCTCCATCGTCCTTGAAACAGACAATTTGCAGGAACAGCTCCAGCATGCCGCAGAAGCCGGCAAGGACCTCGAATACCTGGAAAAGAAAGGCGCCATCCTGCTCACCAAACCCGAAGGTTGGCACTGGTTCACGCCCAAGGGAGAGATGCTCTTCCTGGCCGCACCGAACGAGACCCGGCTGGCTGCCCAGAAACTGCAGGAACGCATCAGCCGCAAAACCCCGGCAAAGTCCGCCCCCAAACCCCAACCAGCCCCCAAAGCCCCACCCATTTCGCTGGAAGATTGATCCTGGCTCAAACACAAGAATGCCCGCCGGACCGGAAGGTTCGAGCGGGCTTTTTCATTTCTGATCTCATTGCAAATAATCCCGCGCAACAAAACCAAGCCCGAGGTTGAAGCCGAATATTTACAGAGAAATCCGCTAAACAGTTTACAGATTTCAGTATAGATATGTGCATGTATAACTGGGCAATAAATATAAGTCCTCCTACTAAGTCGACTAATGTCTTACAGCTTATTATTCTTGACGATTCTGGTTCCGTGGGGCTCAACTTCAGCGGGCATAATTTGTAGGTTTTTCTGATGTTTCAGCACATGGAACTGTAACCCTCCCCAAGTTAGTGCCATCCAAAAGTAGAGACTTCCTTGGGTGAATTTTTCATGAGGAACTCTGCCGGGGTCAAATTGCCAAGAGATTCATGGGGCCGTTCCTCGTTGTACTGCCTCAGCCAATTCTCCGTAATTTCTTTCACTTCCGTCAGGGATTTGAACAGATAGAAGTCCAGCACCT from Desulfomicrobium apsheronum includes:
- a CDS encoding integrase core domain-containing protein, which codes for LPAKLRMDNGPELISVLLADWAEKNGVELEFIQPGKPTQNSYIERFNRTYREEVLDFYLFKSLTEVKEITENWLRQYNEERPHESLGNLTPAEFLMKNSPKEVSTFGWH